The sequence GTTTTTTCGGCACTTCCGAAAGTGAATTTTTCACAAACTGAAAATGGTTGTTTGCAGATTCACGCTTCAGAAATCTCGGAAGAAATGGTTGTTACCAATGATGTAGTTGAATTAATTTCTTCAACTTCATTCAAGTTTTTAGGAAGAATTGATAATGTGATAAATACTGGCGGCGTAAAAGTGCATCCCGAAACAGTTGAAGAAAAGCTTTCTCAACACATAAATCAGCAATTTTTTATCGCTTCAGAAAAAGATGATGCTTTAGGAGAACAAGTAATTTTAATTGTTGAAACGGATGAAAATATATCGCTAGAAAACTTTTACGAAGCATTCCAAAACATTTCTAATTTCGAAAAACCTCGAAAAATCTACACTTTGTCTAAATTTCATTACACTGAAACTGGTAAAATAAAACGGGCGGAAGTATTGAAAACTCTTTTCGGAAATTAGTTTTTCAGAAATTTCTCAAAGCCCAACTTTAAACTAAAGGGTGGTCTCCTTGTTGAAATTCATATTTTAAACTTCCTTCCAACTTTAAATCGCTTTCAACTTTGTCTTTAGTAGGTCTTTGCATAATGAGCCAGCCTAGAAGTAGTACGGAAAAAATTAAGTAGTACTGATTCCCTTCATTCATAAATGCCACAATTCCCAAGAAAGCGGGGCCTTCTAAAAGCGCATACCTTATGACGGAAGCAGATTGAAAACCGTTGAGTTTTTCCCTTAACGTTTTCATTGAGGCTAATCCTTTAAGCATATTTCCGTAAAGATAATTGCCCGCCAATATTCCTGCAACGGCCATAAATGGAACTACAAAATACATTACATCGCCAGTATAATTCAAATTCAATTGTTGGTTTTTGGTTTGTAAAAACATCATTACACCAAACACTAGCACTCCAGCGGTCAAGGCGGTATGAATAAGTTTAAAAGTTCTTAAAAATGATTTTGGGGTAATTGAAGGTGTATCTTTTTCCATGCTTTTTATAGAATATAATATTGCTGAAAAGTTTCCTATTAAAGTTTCCTATATTTATTCCAAATTATAAACAACTCAATCGGAGCGTATAAAAAATTCCCTAGTTTTAATTTTGAACCAGGAATATCAGTCCATTTAGATAATGGATGTTCGTAAATCATATTTACATTATTTGGGAAGTACGCTTTCCATCTAAAAAGCAATTCTACATCAAAAAGCCATTTACTTATAAACTCTTCTTTGAAAAGCTCAAAAACCACAGATTTATGAATTAATTTAATTCCGCATTGGGTGTCGTACACAGGCTCATTGAGTAAGGAACTTACAAATGTTGCGAAAATTCTTCCTAAATAATGTCTTCTTTTTTTCCGCTTAATATTCGCTCCCAAACGCGCAAGTCTAGCACCCATCAAAAATTTGATGTTTTTATTTTTTTGAAGAATGCTTAAAAAATCAGATATTTCAGCAAGTGGAACGGACAGATCTGCGTCCAAATAACCTATAAACTCATAATTTTCTGTATTGCCTTTGTTTGCTAGTACGCCACTTCTTATAGCTTCAGCTTTGCCAACATTTTTTTCAAGAGAAAGAAAAGAAAAGTGTTGCATTTTCTTAGAAAGCTCTTCAATCACTTTTATCGTCTGATCTTGACTTCCGTCATTTACAAATAGAAAATGCACATTTGGGTTGTCCTTTCCGAATTGTAAAAATGCTTCCGATTTTAACCTGAATTCTTCATTATAACAGGGTATAACGAGTAAAACCTTTATTGTTGACAGATAGCTATTATCCAATACTTTGTTATTTATTGATTTGGATGATTTTAAACCTGAATAACCCCCATATTAAATGGCTTTTCAATAGGTGCGTGATTAGCGGCTTCAATACCCATAGAAATCCATTTTCTAGTGTCCAAAGGATCAATTACTGCATCAGTCCAAATTCTAGAAGCTGCGTAATAAGGGGAAATTTGCCTGTCGTAGCGCGCTTTAATTTCTTCGAACATTGCTTTTTCAACTTCGGGAGTGATTGTTTCACCTTTCTTTTTAAGCGAAGCAGTTTCTATTTGAAGCAAAACTTTGGCAGCGCTGTTTCCGCTCATTACGGCAAGTTCAGCACTTGGCCAAGCTACAATTAATCGTGGGTCGTAAGCTTTTCCACACATTGCATAATTACCTGCACCGTAACTGTTTCCTAGTATAACTGTGAATTTTGGAACCACACTGTTACTAACGGCATTCACCATTTTAGCACCGTCTTTTATAATTCCGCCGTGCTCGCTTTTACTGCCCACCATAAATCCAGTAACATCTTGCAAAAAGACAAGTGGAATTTTCTTTTGATTACAATTTGCTATAAAACGAGTGGCTTTGTCCGCACTGTCGCTATATATAACTCCGCCAAACTGCATTTCGCTAGGTTTGGTTTTTGCCTTTGTGGTTTTTACCAAAGTACGTTGATTAGCTACAATTCCCACAGCCCAACCGTCAATACGAGCGTAACCTGTTAAGATTGTTTGTCCATATCCTTCCTTGTATTCTTCAAAATCACTATCGTCAACGAGGCGTTTTATAATTTCACGCATATCGTATTGTTCGGCTCTAGACTTTGGCAGAATTCCGTATATGTCATCTTGTTTTTCTTTTGGCTTTAAAGCTTTTTCACGGTTGAAGCCAGCTTTGTCATAATCTCCAATTTTAGAAATAATATTTTTTATTTTGTCGAGTGCATCTTTATCGTCCTTTGCTTTGTAATCCGTAACGCCACTTACTTCGCAATGAGTTGTTGCGCCGCCAAGTGTTTCGTTATCGATGGTTTCACCTATTGCTGCTTTTACTAGATAGCTTCCTGCAAGGAAAATACTTCCGGTTTTATCAACGATTAAAGCTTCATCACTCATAATTGGTAGATATGCACCACCAGCAACACAACTGCCCATAACGGCGGCAATTTGGGTGATTCCCATACTGCTCATCACGGCGTTATTTCTAAAAATTCTTCCGAAGTGTTCCTTATCGGGGAAAATTTCGTCTTGCATAGGAAGGTAAACTCCAGCACTATCCACCAAATAAATAATTGGCAAACGGTTTTCAATTGAAATTTCCTGCGCACGAAGATTTTTTTTCGCAGTAATAGGAAACCAAGCGCCTGCTTTTACAGTGGCATCATTAGCAACAACAATACATTGCTTTCCTTTCACATAACCAATTTTCACAACCACGCCGCCACCTGGTGCGCCGCCGTGTTCTTCATACATTCCGTCGCCAGCAAAAGCGCCGATTTCTATACTCGGTTTCTTTTCGTCGAGCAAATATGCAATGCGTTCACGGGCCGTTAATTTGCCTTGAGAATGCTGTTTGTCAATTCTTTTCTGACCTCCGCCAAGTTTTACTTTGGCCAGTCTGTTTCGCAAATCGGAAACTAAAAGTTTATTGTGATCTTCGTTTTTGTTAAAGTTTAAATCCATTGAAAATATATATTTAGGCTAAAATACGAAATGCAACAAAGTTTTAAGTTTAAAGTTCAAAGTTTTAAGTTTAAAGTTATAAGTCAACCATATCAAGGGCATACGACTTCCGTCACCCGTCACCTAACACCCGTCAAAAAACTATGACATTTTGTTAACGAAAATCCATTATATATTGCCGATATTTGTTTTTGCACTTAAATTTGCACCGTAAAATCAACTAAAGAATATTAGACTATGGGAATGAATAAAAATACTGTACTGGCTTGGGCCACTTTTATAATGATGGTTGTTGGCGTAGTCCTGATTGCCTTGGGAGCTTTCCGATATGACGATGTTGCAGGTTGGGGTTTTGCCGCCGTAGGCATTGGTTTCTTCGCTATCGCTTGGGTTTTTAACGCATTAAAAGGCAGGGTATGAGCAAGATAACTGCCATTAATCACATATAAATATGATTTATTTGGCTTCCTCACAAACTAATAGATTCACAAACTCACAAATTACCACATAAAATGTCCGACGATAAAAAAGTAATTTTCTCAATGTCTGGGTTGACTAAAACCTATCAGAATGCCCAGACTCCAGTACTTAAAAATATATATTTAAGCTTCTTCTACGGTGCCAAAATTGGTATTCTCGGTCTTAACGGAAGTGGTAAATCCACGTTATTGCGAATCATTGCAGGCGAAGAAAAAAACTATCAAGGTGATGTGGTTTTCGCTCCGGGATATACAGTTGGTTATCTAGAACAGGAGCCAAAGTTGGACGAAACTAAAACAGTTCTTGAAGTTGTAAAAGAAGGCGTACAGGAAGTGGTTGATATTCTTGATGAATACAACAAGATAAACGATATGTTCGGCTTGCCAGAAGTTTATGAAAATCCAGCAAAGATGGATGAACTTATGGAAAAACAAGCGAAACTTCAAGATAAAATTGATGCCACAAACGCTTGGGAACTTGACACTAAACTAGAAATAGCTATGGATGCCTTGCGAACTCCAGAACCTGATAAACTTATTAGCGTTCTTTCAGGAGGAGAAAAACGTCGTGTTGCACTTTGTAGACTTCTTCTAAAAGAACCAGACGTACTATTATTAGATGAGCCAACAAACCACTTGGATGCTGAAAGTGTTCATTGGTTGGAACACCACCTTTCCGAATATAAAGGAACCGTGATTGCTGTAACCCACGATAGATATTTTCTAGATAATGTGGCAGGTTGGATTTTGGAATTGGACAGGGGAGAAGGCATTCCTTGGAAAGGGAATTATTCTTCTTGGTTAGATCAAAAATCGAAAAGATTAGCACAAGAATCCAAAATAGCTGGAAAACGTCAAAAGACATTAGAGCGAGAGTTGGAATGGGTTCGTCAAGGTGCGAAAGGTCGTCAAACAAAACAAAAGGCGCGTTTACAGAATTACGACAAACTTTTAAGCCAAGACCAAAAACAATTGGACGAAAAGCTGGAAATATACATTCCGAATGGACCACGTTTGGGAACCAATGTTATTGAAGCCAAAGGCGTTTCAAAGGCATTTGGAGATAAACTACTTTATGAAGATTTGAATTTCAAACTTCCGCAAGCAGGAATTGTTGGAATTATTGGACCAAATGGTGCTGGTAAAACCACCATTTTCAAAATGATTATGGGTGAAGAAGCACCTGATAAAGGAACTTTTGAAATGGGTGAAACTGCCCAAATAGCCTACGTTGACCAAGCACATTCAAATATTAATCCTGATAAAACTATTTGGGAAAACTTCAGCGATAGCCAGGAATTGATTATGATGGGAGGTCGTCAAGTTAATTCACGCGCATATTTAAGTCGATTTAATTTCAGCGGAAGTGAGCAGAACAAAAAAGTTTCTATGCTTTCGGGTGGGGAACGAAATCGTTTGCATTTGGCGATGACTTTAAAAGAAGAAGGAAACGTGCTTTTATTGGATGAGCCAACAAACGATTTGGACGTAAACACGCTTCGTGCTTTGGAAGAAGGTCTTGAAAACTTCGCAGGTTGTGCAGTTGTTATTAGCCACGACCGTTGGTTTTTAGACAGAATTTGTACACACATTCTTGCTTTTGAAGGCAATAGTGAAGTATATTATTTTGAAGGAGGTTTTAGCGAGTATGAAGAAAATAAAAAGAAACGTTTGGGCGGAGATTTAATGCCAAAACGAATTAAATACAAAAAATTGATACGTTAAATTATGTGGAAAAATATTGCAATTTTATCTTTATTAATCATAGTTTCTTCCTGCGGAAGTAAAAAAACATTGGTTAATTCTGAAAAAAATAAAACTGATAACGTAACCACCCTTGAAGGTGTTAACATGGCTTACAAAAGTCTAGGAAATGATATGGGTTCAATACATCTTCAGCTTTTCGAAAACAATACTTTCAAATTCAACATGAAAGTATTTGCTTCTGAAGATGACGATGATGGAAAATCTACCAACATTGATACCAAAGGGACCTATACAAATGATGGCGATTGGAAAATACTGAGCTTTAAAAATCCTAAATTTTCACTTGCCGCAATTTTTGATTCCCAATATGGAGATGCTTCATATTTTAAAGTTTTAGACAACCAAACTGTTAAGATAAATACTTCGAAAGAAGCGCTGCCGGTTTGGGGTATAGTTTGTGAAAAACAATAAAATGTATTTTTAACAAAGTACTTTTTTTCGATCTTAAAGCTATTTGGCATTTTAGTTTCTCTAATTTAGAGAAGATTAAAATGCCAAATTTTTTTTCTACTATAACTTAAAATAGACTAATCCATCGTTAATAAAATTTTCCCGATGTGCTCGCTGCTTTCCATTAATTTATGTGCTTCTGAAGCATCTTCCAAAGGGAATTTTTTATAAATAATAGGTCGTATTTTTTCTGAATGAAAAAGTGGCCAAATGTTTTTTTCAACTTCTTTGGCAATTTGTGTCTTTACTTGCGCTGATTGAGGTTTTAGAAAACTTCCGGTTAGGATTAGATTTTTTGCCATAATGGTGCGCAGGTTTATATTTACCTCATTACTTTTCATTCCATTTATATTAATGAGGCGTCCTTTTGTGTTCAGGATTTCGAGATTTTTTTGAGTATAGTCTCCACCCACCATATCTAAAATGACATCAATTTTCTCGTCTTTTAAAACATCCTCAAAAGCTTCTTTTTTGTAGTTTATTACACTTCCAAGATCCATATTATTTAGAAAATCAACTTTCTTGTCCGTTCCTGCGGTGGTATAAATTTTTGAACCCATTGCTTTTGCCATTTGCAAACCCATAGTGCCAATGCCACTAGTGCCACCGTGAATTAGCAGTTTTTCACCTGGCTGAAGTTTACCCAACTGAAATACATTAAACCAAACAGTGAAAACGGTTTCAGGAAGTGCAGCTGCATCCGTGAGACTTATTCCTTCAGGTATAGTAAGGCAGTGCGAGCTTTCTACGGCAACATATTCAGCATAGCCGCCCCTTGTGATGAGTGCGCAGACTTTATCACCAATTTTTTTATCTGAAACGTCCTCG comes from Aequorivita sublithincola DSM 14238 and encodes:
- a CDS encoding glycosyltransferase, with the protein product MDNSYLSTIKVLLVIPCYNEEFRLKSEAFLQFGKDNPNVHFLFVNDGSQDQTIKVIEELSKKMQHFSFLSLEKNVGKAEAIRSGVLANKGNTENYEFIGYLDADLSVPLAEISDFLSILQKNKNIKFLMGARLARLGANIKRKKRRHYLGRIFATFVSSLLNEPVYDTQCGIKLIHKSVVFELFKEEFISKWLFDVELLFRWKAYFPNNVNMIYEHPLSKWTDIPGSKLKLGNFLYAPIELFIIWNKYRKL
- a CDS encoding acyl-CoA carboxylase subunit beta → MDLNFNKNEDHNKLLVSDLRNRLAKVKLGGGQKRIDKQHSQGKLTARERIAYLLDEKKPSIEIGAFAGDGMYEEHGGAPGGGVVVKIGYVKGKQCIVVANDATVKAGAWFPITAKKNLRAQEISIENRLPIIYLVDSAGVYLPMQDEIFPDKEHFGRIFRNNAVMSSMGITQIAAVMGSCVAGGAYLPIMSDEALIVDKTGSIFLAGSYLVKAAIGETIDNETLGGATTHCEVSGVTDYKAKDDKDALDKIKNIISKIGDYDKAGFNREKALKPKEKQDDIYGILPKSRAEQYDMREIIKRLVDDSDFEEYKEGYGQTILTGYARIDGWAVGIVANQRTLVKTTKAKTKPSEMQFGGVIYSDSADKATRFIANCNQKKIPLVFLQDVTGFMVGSKSEHGGIIKDGAKMVNAVSNSVVPKFTVILGNSYGAGNYAMCGKAYDPRLIVAWPSAELAVMSGNSAAKVLLQIETASLKKKGETITPEVEKAMFEEIKARYDRQISPYYAASRIWTDAVIDPLDTRKWISMGIEAANHAPIEKPFNMGVIQV
- a CDS encoding CAL67264 family membrane protein, giving the protein MGMNKNTVLAWATFIMMVVGVVLIALGAFRYDDVAGWGFAAVGIGFFAIAWVFNALKGRV
- the ettA gene encoding energy-dependent translational throttle protein EttA; translation: MSDDKKVIFSMSGLTKTYQNAQTPVLKNIYLSFFYGAKIGILGLNGSGKSTLLRIIAGEEKNYQGDVVFAPGYTVGYLEQEPKLDETKTVLEVVKEGVQEVVDILDEYNKINDMFGLPEVYENPAKMDELMEKQAKLQDKIDATNAWELDTKLEIAMDALRTPEPDKLISVLSGGEKRRVALCRLLLKEPDVLLLDEPTNHLDAESVHWLEHHLSEYKGTVIAVTHDRYFLDNVAGWILELDRGEGIPWKGNYSSWLDQKSKRLAQESKIAGKRQKTLERELEWVRQGAKGRQTKQKARLQNYDKLLSQDQKQLDEKLEIYIPNGPRLGTNVIEAKGVSKAFGDKLLYEDLNFKLPQAGIVGIIGPNGAGKTTIFKMIMGEEAPDKGTFEMGETAQIAYVDQAHSNINPDKTIWENFSDSQELIMMGGRQVNSRAYLSRFNFSGSEQNKKVSMLSGGERNRLHLAMTLKEEGNVLLLDEPTNDLDVNTLRALEEGLENFAGCAVVISHDRWFLDRICTHILAFEGNSEVYYFEGGFSEYEENKKKRLGGDLMPKRIKYKKLIR
- a CDS encoding NAD(P)H-quinone oxidoreductase, encoding MKAIHITKSGGPEVLQIKESPRPKPQKSEVLIKVKAAGVNRSDVITRKNTSTYGKEINGTIIPGLEVSGEIIEIGEDVSDKKIGDKVCALITRGGYAEYVAVESSHCLTIPEGISLTDAAALPETVFTVWFNVFQLGKLQPGEKLLIHGGTSGIGTMGLQMAKAMGSKIYTTAGTDKKVDFLNNMDLGSVINYKKEAFEDVLKDEKIDVILDMVGGDYTQKNLEILNTKGRLININGMKSNEVNINLRTIMAKNLILTGSFLKPQSAQVKTQIAKEVEKNIWPLFHSEKIRPIIYKKFPLEDASEAHKLMESSEHIGKILLTMD